gttgggcccttgagcaaggcccttaaccctgcattgctccaggggaggattatctcctgcttagtctaatcaactgtatgttgctctggataagagcttctgccaaatgccaataatgtaatgtaatgtaagttctacacacatctcaaggataattaaagcaaacaggatgcacatgaccacaatttggagtggcAAAGcgaagggtctgaatacttttcacttttaataaattagcaaagatttctaaaaacatgtttttactttgtcatCATGGGTTCAAAAATGGAGattttataaatttaaattTACAATGCAATACATTGTGAAAAAACTgcaggggtctgaatactttctgaagccactgtagtaTGCAAGTCAATAAAATGAATATCAAAGGTATTAATATCACTTTACCCCATTTGTCACATAAAATTCCTTGTTTGCACTTTAACAAATAAGACACTTTCTGGAGGATATTTCTCTGATTGGTGTTGTAAATCTGAGATCATATTTATGATTTGGCATATAAAGGGCATCTAAAGTGTTCTCTAATTGATTTCATGCAAATCTTCATGCTATCTGCATAATATGTTGCATGTTACCGTGGAAACCATTTGGCATGTTCCTGCCATGGATCATCCCCTGGCTCCCAGTTCCTCAGGCCTCCATCACAGTAGAAGCATTTCACATTGTCACCATGTCCTGAGAAGGAAACCATCAATTACCCATTAGCATGTTGCCGcactactctctctcacacacacacacacacactgtatagaGGCTATAtgggctgcagaattattgAGACCcttgactggcaatgcacaaaaaataacatccattttggtttcactaaGTAGAAATTACggcactttttatacatgtaCAGGTATAAAAGTATcctgtcttgattctaggctttttattgcctttggagtctgctaTTGGCATTTTTCAAcaagacagtcagagacatggGTCAAAGAAAacgcttaccaaaataaactttgGAACATCATAAGGAGGAAAGTGAGCACTGgtatatgtttgggatcattgtcttgctgtgggatgCAGTACCATCCAATGAATTTGGCGGCATTTGGTTGAACTTGGGCAGAtgagatgtttctgtacacttcagaattcattcagcagttacattatcaatgaatgaagacaagtgagccagcacctgtgccTGCCATAAATGCcaatatggctgccacaggcaACAATAACActccctccaccatgtttcacggGCCTTTTGGCCTTCGCACTTtgtcatcactctgatacaagtcaatcatggtctcatctgtccacaaggcCCCTTTCCAGAAgtctgcaggctctttttgttactttttagcAAACTTCAATCTGGtgttttgcatcttgcagtgtaatctctgtagttctgttagtgaagtcttctgtggacagcgATCACTGACACACCCTTGCCTCCTGAAGAATGTTTCTGATGATCGGTCAaatgtttggggattttttttcattatggtGTGAATTATTTGGTCATTAAtggtagaggtcttccttggtgTTccttttgcaattactgagctcaccagtccACTCCTTctcaatgatgttccaaacagtttgttatttagtaagcctattgtttggcctacaTCTCTGACTGttattcttatttctcagtCCCATAAttaatggctttcttgactttaattggcacaactctggtcctcatgttgacaaatgccaataacaggcTCCGAAGGCAATCAAAAACCGAGAATCAAGACAAGAAAGCTGTATTATacttgcactaaggaagcagCTGAGCGCAGCTGATTAATcggaaacacctgtgaagccatttgtcccaaatattatggtgctcTGACAtgtggggactatgtataaaaagcgCAGAAATGTCTGCATGGTGAAACcacaatatttaataaaaccaactctttaataaaagctgaaaacgcactttgaccacatgtgaattggtTGATTGCAAGTCTGAAatggtggagtacagagccaaatcaagaaacaaTATGTATTTGGCCCATACGTTATGGAACATATTGTACTGgtgtatataaaatatgttttacttcTGGTTGATGGGCCAGTGCCATACCTACCAAGCCTCTATCCAACTGTCACAAACATGCTCTTTTGAGTTCAATTAGATAACAGATACATCTAGAACAATGATTGAGCCACAATAGCCTACCAAGCAAATTAGGTTCGGTATTTTTAACATATATGTCCATCTCAAATGTATGGTGCTCTGTGAAGAATTATGGGGTCATTCTGTCCCTAAAGATAAAAAAAAGCAACAGTAGCAGCAAACCTGGTTCTCTCCAGTGTTTTCTACCGATAATTCCATGACTCTGCAGCTCTATTGTAAAGGGTACTGGCACAAAGACAGAACGCTATTAGCATCTGCTCTTGAATATACCATTGCTGTCTTTTTTTAACCTAGTTCTGTTTCTGGAATTATATGACATCGCCGACAATTGCCCTAACTTAAAACAACGTCCGTGGAGCACAGCTATAACCAGCACAAACTACAGGTTTTTATGAACTGGACTAAGTGACATAGGGATTTTATTTATGTTAAGCAGTACTTTATTTTGTTACCAGCTGATAACTAACAGTTTACGTAGAAGAGTGTGCGTACCAGTATAGAAGAAGCCTGCCCTTGCCAGAACCTCTGGTTGGACTAAGGCACCGGTCGGCCAGTTGTGAAATGTAGTCAATCGTGACTCTTCGGCTTCCATCTCCGGATATACCGCCTGTCCAACGACCACCTGGTCATCCACTGTCATCCTCTGAAGCTGACTCAAGAGCTGTCCATCAACGGCATCGGAGGATCCAGGCGCTGGAATTTGTTGAATGTTTCCAACGTTTCTTCCCAAGACGAAGCTACACGTTGGGAAGTGTCTTTTGTGCTCCCCCAACGGACTGTCGCCATGGACCCAGTATCTCAATATCCCACCGCAACAGAAACATCGCACCTTATCGCCTGTTCCAAGAaagtaaaatccagctttggCCAGGTCGACAGCGGTCACTGGCGCGTCGCTAGGCCAGTCTTGAAAAGTCCTAAATCTCTCCTCCTCGCTCCTCATCCTGGGTTCCACCAGAATAAACATCAGTACGCTCCTGTCATCCGACATGATGGGGTCCGTGGTGTTTTCGTTTCCCTCCGATCGTGTTCCAGTCATCCGCTGTGCGTTCCATTATGGACTGTGCGCCTGTGGCACGGGCTCACCGCTTGTCATAGCCTACTATATTCGCCTGTTGCAGTCGTGACAGCGGCAATACATCAAATAGCATTCCAGAAAACTCAACCGTCAGAATCAAGTCCCGTGTGGTCAAGCCTTGAATGGCGTAAGCACAATAAAGATTTTCAATGGCATAAATGGCACTGATGAGAAAGAGTGTATGCTTAGTTATAGAAGGAGGGGATTTGAAAGTTTGCTGATAAACGTCGCTATAGATTTTGGAAGTATACGAAGGACGTTATCATAAGGCAAGAATGGTTTACTTTACAAAGATTATCTAGATTGAACTACCACAATGAACAGGATTGAGTAAATCCCCACACTATAGGTGAAAAAGAGCAATGTGAACTTATGCACTGTGCATGTAGCTATTGCAATAACCACTTACATCATCGCCGTtattctttatatatatatatatatatatatatatatatatatatatatatatatatatatatatatagttctgTCCAAAATACGGACAGTGATATTCATGACACCATCTCTATGACAACACTCAATATTCACTCCTTGGAATTATATTGATCCATGTGGACATATGGATATTGAAGTTTCACTATGGCTTAGATTATTTTGTTATAGTGCCACCTAGCGGAGATGCTGTTCCCTATTGGAAAGCGTCCGGAGCCTGAAGCTGTTGGAAGTTCATATCATATGCAAaggttattttgttttggaacaGGTTGCATAATGGAATTCAAACAATGTGATAGCTATGGAGTGTGCTGCATTATAACCATTTCCCCATTTGAACTAAACCCGAAGTACACAGAAATTAATCACAcgtcctctgtgtttcagcaagCCATCTATGAAATAAGACATTTTGGATAGGGTCTGTCAGAATCAGTACGAATAGCTCCCAGCTATAAGCTATACGTCTGAAAGATTCTTCCAAAAGACCTTAATCGTCAATCAGTGGACATAGCAAAGGATGCGATCaaatttttaaacagaaaaagtAAGAGTATGCAATCCAAAACGTTGTCTATTGATACGTGACGTGACAATCCACCGTCCTATTTAATTCAAGACGACAATGTCGGTGAAATAAGAGATGACacagatgacagccatgagtcttttcctataatgtgTGATAAGGTTAAAGAATACTAGAGAAACTGGAGGGACCATTCCACCATGCAGAATCCTCCTCCATTCCTgcaacttttcagaatcattaatattatttggatacccccctcttcagttcagaccacaggtttttcatgggatttaagtctggagactgagatgaccattgaagaatatggttgttgtttttacttaaccatattacattattggcatttggcagacgctcttatccagagcgacgtacaacaaagtgcatacccataaccagggataagtgcgctgaaagaccctagagggaagtacaatttcaactgctacaacaaagtacaacaaagataaggacgagggccaattattattattttctttttaacaaagaaacaaacaaacagagcaaaagtgaccaaagttaattatccaaacactgcttacctagccaactaaaaataccgatacacaaagcaagtcacagagacaacaattaaggttcacagggaggtagggagggatggggagaggtgctgtttgaagaggtgtgtcttcagcttgcgcttgaaggtggggagagattctacagttctgacttcaacggggagttcgttccaccaccgtggagccagaacagacagtagtcgtgagcgtgatgtggaggttcggagagggggaggtgccaagcggcctgtggaggctgaacgaagaggtctggcaggggtgtagggtctgatgattttttgtagataagctggggaagaccctttaactgcttggaaggctagcaccaatgttttgaatttgatgcgagccatgacaggcagccagtggagggaagtaagcaggggggtgacgtgtcagtatttgggaaggttgaagaccagatgagctgctgcattctggatgagttggaggggtctaaTGGCGGAtctgtctgtgtggattttgatttaTGCTTGGAgacattgtcctgctggacaatctacctatgaccaagactcagcttcctagcagaggcaaccagattttctgccaagattttgTTGGatgaattgtgccattgatcttaaattgtggctctggaccactggcagcaaaacatctccaaaacatcaatgacccaccactgTATTTGACTGTAAGTACGAGATGCTCTTCCTTGTacgcattccattttgccaccaaacatgtcgatggtgtgtatgcGCAAAATGTTACTGATCATAGCATTCTCCTcaagtcataattccaatgaggtagACTCAAGCtgcttggttttatttattgtgctcaCGAAggactgtctttgtgccaccctacCAAAGAGtgtgctggtatggaggtgcaattttatgtttattttttttagatttggtgaccccaagacacaaccaatctctgaaaTTCTTAGACTGCGATACTTGGGTTAATTAtggccatcatcatcaccatcttccttactgtcttTGGGATAATATGCatttgcatcctcttcctggcaagtttgcaaccatgttttacacctttttattattgcccttacagtggtatgtttaactatttattgttttatatgtGTTATCTGACATGATcatcaatttccatttgtgtcttCTAAGTTGACAGTTCTTGCTATTGGttatgctgatggttgacaaagggatttcgCATTCTtgttacctatttttttatactctagtgaaacaggaagtgatggaataacataatatagttcctttaaacTGAGAATAACTCAATTAAagttgtattgccaatttagctttgtttgattttatctacaataattaTTATGGGTTCCAATCATTTTCGCacctgtggtttttttttttttttaatgacattactaaataaaaaacattgaaacattattGAACATTATTCATGTtgcttattatatgcagccttttttccacGTTATCTTTgacaggggtgtttgcacaaagtattaaaccaggggtgccaataatttgggcacctatggtttaaaaaaaataataataatcacttaataaaaaacattgagaaTAAATTATTGAAAAGAAGTATACAGTTTTACTATATGTTTGAAGATATATAGATTATTATGTGTTGTTTACTAAATACagcatttcttcttcttttttatcaagggtgccccAGAATTAATGCATAtactaccattcaaaagtttggaatcaccttgtctttttttctgatttcatattttattttctctgtttgtaatcaaacaattcacacgtGGTGAAAGCGCAGACACAGAGCTTTTCGCAAAGggcattttttatacatttagttttcATGTAGTAATCAcatcactttttatatgtagtaccccatttcaatgtttgaaacataatgtcaaataaaagagctATGTTTTGTAcatggttgcatatcctttgcatgccatgacttcctgatgtctgtgacttaTCAATATCATCAGAAacttattttcaggttttccTCCAAGTGATACTAAAACTATCTGCATTGAAATGGATCTTTATTGGAATTGGGGGATAGGAATAGactcagctgtaaattatgccgatacagtatagaacacatttgttggctaaaaggttttaagtcatcaagggtccatggtatgaaatgagcctcaaacaaCTGTGATGCTGCCAGACATGCAGTAGCTACAACAATATGTGTGTCTCCTGAatttcaacaggaaaataaGTCATGAGACTGTATTGTCTCAGTTATAATACGCAGTCCATGCATTGAGATTCCACAGTATGTGCTCGCTGTATGGCCATCTTTTAAAAAACCCGGTGAGACTGACGTCACGCCACTCGCTCAGACCCCGGATGGAACTTCCATTGGGGGGAAGTGGACTGGGCTGCACAATAACTGAGGAGGTTGttggagtaaaaaaaaagaaagaaagaaagaaaagaaaaaagaaaacagcaagCGAAATCAACTGTGGAAAGAGATTGTATAACATTGGAAAATCAATAAACTGTGGGAATCTGAAAACGCCATCATTGCAGTCTCTTCCAAACTGGACTTTGTTAATCCGTGCGGACTGGAGGAAGAATTAAATAGTGGAACTTGTGTTGGGGATACGtgctgtggaaaaaaacactAGCTACTGACTGAGTAGAGAGCGAAACACGGGGCTTGGAAAGACATTGACTAAGGCTCCACTCCAATCCAGGGGCTTGCTTAATGAATTATGTCTGCCACAAGCATTGACCCTCAGGTAGGCAGGACGGGATGTGCCGGTGACTAGCAAAGTTAGCTAGCAATATCTTCTTTTTAAGgcctttagctagctagcttgctatatTAGAATGAACGGAATTTGCATCAAAGTCTTGTCTTATGCATGATCGTCATCGATTGAAGATGTATAGAGCTAACTAGCAAGTGTTGCTAGCTTTCAGACTGCATTTAAGTGCGAGATAGATAAGGTATTCAATAACGTCCACTCTGCTAGCTACCGTGGGACCTGTTAAGGGCAATGTTGCAGTTGGCTAACATTAGGTAGAGAGACGGCTGGCTACCTTGCCATGCAGCTAACAAGCTAACTCATCTGTTCGAGAGATAGCCAGCTAACGTTGGCCTCTTGAATTTCCATTCACAAGCTAATGGATAACTGTTAGCTGAAAAATAGATGACTGACAAGCTAGCCTCTTTTTTCAAAGGggacaaaaatacttttttcaagATGGTCTTTTCTATCAAAGATTTCCATGAGAAGCATTTGTAAAGTATCACTAGTAGCCAGTAGCATCTAGTTAGCCCACCTAGGTAAATAACTGGTCGCTAGCGTTAGCTGCCTTGAAACCTAAAATCAGAATAAAGTTAGCCTTCCGTCTTTATGATTGCCTAACGTTAGCAAATTTTTTCTATCTTTCTTTCATGGTATCCATCTGAATGGAAACCCAGAGATCAAAGGGACAAGCCTCCAAAGgtaagaaaacacagaaagatTGCACAATCCTCTCGCAGTAATTTAGTTAACGTTACCATTGTGACCGAGTTAGCGGCCACTAAGTTCAtggagttagctagctagcataacTTAGTTAACTCAGCTTTTAAATATTCTCGAGGGCTATATTAAGTGGAGAACATGAGTACAATAGCTAAACTACCAGCAAGCTAACGTTTATTGTTTGCAGCTGAACAGCTTGGTACGGGTTCTGAATCATCGTGGCTAGTTTGCTTGTGAAtcgtagctaacgttagttggcTACGATGATTTCCTCAGTTTGCTCTTACAACTTGACAACACTAACACAACAAGGCCTACTTTGTAAGGTTTCAATCTCGGGTGAACGTAATCGTCCAAAGATGGTTAACTTGTATAACCTTAACTGCTGGACttaatatttttgtttctttaacgttagctaactagctgaaTATAATGTCTTTCCAATTTGATCACCTGATATGCTCTCACTTCCTGTAATACAGTTGTATGTAACGTTGCCGAGCTGGACCACATTGGTAATGTTTGGTTAACTAGCTAGCGCGTGCTGACCGCACTATTTATAGCAATGATATTGCGCATACCTGGTAGACTTGGAATTGTAACTTACTTACTCAGCATGTGTAAGGTTATACCGATATAACGTCGTCGGGGTTGCGTGCTTTTAGAGACCACGAACTTGTAATTGCCATTCGTCGTGATGAATTGATTATTTTATAATTGCTACCAAAAATACATACTATTTTCTGATGACGTTTGCCTGATGGGATATTACGTAGAATATATGCTTGGCTATAAGATATCACAAATTATACATTGCACTGTAAATTGGCAAAATGACACgtttgcttttttgttgttgttgtttaccaGTCTGGAAAAATGGTAATTCAAGCAATATGTATGTTATATTCAAGTTATGCATTGTGAATGGGAGCCATGTTGCCATTTTACAGTCACTAGTTAAATAATTGGCTTGGCTATACATGCTCTTCATTATAGGAATGATCACAAATAATTGGGTGTGGTCTGATGTTACTAACAAGTGAAGGTGTATCCGAGCCACAGGCTGGGTGGGCTGGTAAGCAGACGGACAAACACATGGCCTTGATTCATGGTGAAAACTGGCACATGGGTCATGCTATGGCTGATGCATTTCCAGGTTAATGTTAAACTGGCCTGATAGGGACATTAGCCATCTGCCACGAGCACTTGAGGGCATGTTCTTATTTATGATGTGCAATCGTTACCTTTTGGCATAGGACAACAACCATACCAGCATGATGAGCTAATTGTCAGGAGTCATTACCAACAGTGAAATCATACATATCCATGGTCCTGCACTCGGGAAGGATGCATCCTAGCATTCACATTACTCATCGTATATATTGTTATGAG
Above is a genomic segment from Conger conger chromosome 10, fConCon1.1, whole genome shotgun sequence containing:
- the birc7 gene encoding baculoviral IAP repeat-containing protein 7 isoform X1: MTGTRSEGNENTTDPIMSDDRSVLMFILVEPRMRSEEERFRTFQDWPSDAPVTAVDLAKAGFYFLGTGDKVRCFCCGGILRYWVHGDSPLGEHKRHFPTCSFVLGRNVGNIQQIPAPGSSDAVDGQLLSQLQRMTVDDQVVVGQAVYPEMEAEESRLTTFHNWPTGALVQPEVLARAGFFYTGHGDNVKCFYCDGGLRNWEPGDDPWQEHAKWFPRCEFLLQTRGQQYVSNIQESYFSIGETGSSGQSSMARDISSAHDQGRRQGSSSALLSPVVQTVLQMGFDAGLVESLVQTKYLLTGSHYTSVSDLVADVLQAEEEDRQGSEQTREPEERVGTTAGVERTLTHVKEKVGDQSPEEQLRQLQEERTCKVCMDKLVSMVFIPCGHLVVCTDCAASLRHCPICRAVIRGSVRAFMS
- the birc7 gene encoding baculoviral IAP repeat-containing protein 7 isoform X3, which gives rise to MTGTRSEGNENTTDPIMSDDRSVLMFILVEPRMRSEEERFRTFQDWPSDAPVTAVDLAKAGFYFLGTGDKVRCFCCGGILRYWVHGDSPLGEHKRHFPTCSFVLGRNVGNIQQIPAPGSSDAVDGQLLSQLQRMTVDDQVVVGQAVYPEMEAEESRLTTFHNWPTGALVQPEVLARAGFFYTGHGDNVKCFYCDGGLRNWEPGDDPWQEHAKWFPRCEFLLQTRGQQYVSNIQESYFSIGETGSSGQSSMARDISSAHEPEERVGTTAGVERTLTHVKEKVGDQSPEEQLRQLQEERTCKVCMDKLVSMVFIPCGHLVVCTDCAASLRHCPICRAVIRGSVRAFMS
- the birc7 gene encoding baculoviral IAP repeat-containing protein 7 isoform X2, with the protein product MTGTRSEGNENTTDPIMSDDRSVLMFILVEPRMRSEEERFRTFQDWPSDAPVTAVDLAKAGFYFLGTGDKVRCFCCGGILRYWVHGDSPLGEHKRHFPTCSFVLGRNVGNIQQIPAPGSSDAVDGQLLSQLQRMTVDDQVVVGQAVYPEMEAEESRLTTFHNWPTGALVQPEVLARAGFFYTGHGDNVKCFYCDGGLRNWEPGDDPWQEHAKWFPRCEFLLQTRGQQYVSNIQESYFSIGETGSPKRGWARLQEWRGLSLMSKRKWGTRAQRSSSGSCRRSAPVRSAWTSWYPWCSSPAVTWSCALTAQPACVTAPSAARSSAGASEPSCLKLRTVPTGHRITTPCRAR